In Salinibacterium sp. ZJ70, one DNA window encodes the following:
- a CDS encoding acyl-CoA carboxylase subunit beta produces the protein MRSTDRLNAVTDATLTPDLSTTAGKLADLKVRYHEAVTASGETAIEKQHAKGKKTARERIEQLLDVGSFVELDEFVRHRTHAFGMEKNRPYGDAVVTGTGTIHGRQVAVYAQDFTIFGGSLGEVAGEKIIKIMELALKTGVPIIGMLDSGGARIQEGVVALGKYGEIFRLNTAASGVIPQISIIMGPAAGGAVYSPALTDFVIMVDKKSHMFVTGPDVIKTVTGEDVGFEELGGALTHNKTSGVSHYLATDEDDALDYARSLVSYLPDNNQAELPVYESDAQLEITDSDRRLNTIIPDSANQPYDVLDIIENVVDHGDFLEVQPLFAPNIVIGFARIEGRSVGIIANQPNAMAGTLNIEAGEKAARFVRFCDAFSIPIITLVDVPGYLPGTDQEWTGVIRRGAKLLYAYAEATVPLVTVITRKAYGGAYIVMGSKQLGADLNYAWPTAEIAVMGGQGAVNILYRNELKAAEAAGEDVGAVRTRLANEYTYNVASPFLAAERGELDGIIEPAATRLVIIKALRALRTKRAALPPKKHGNIPL, from the coding sequence ATGAGGTCGACGGATAGGCTGAACGCCGTGACCGACGCGACCCTCACCCCTGACCTCTCCACCACCGCCGGGAAGCTCGCCGATCTCAAGGTGCGCTACCACGAGGCTGTGACCGCGAGCGGCGAGACGGCCATCGAGAAGCAGCACGCCAAGGGCAAGAAGACCGCCCGCGAGCGCATCGAGCAGCTGCTGGACGTCGGCTCCTTCGTCGAACTCGACGAGTTCGTGCGCCACCGCACCCACGCGTTCGGCATGGAGAAGAACCGCCCCTACGGCGACGCGGTCGTCACCGGAACCGGCACCATCCACGGACGCCAGGTCGCCGTGTACGCACAGGACTTCACGATCTTCGGCGGATCTCTCGGCGAGGTCGCCGGCGAGAAGATCATCAAGATCATGGAGCTCGCCCTCAAGACCGGTGTGCCCATCATCGGCATGCTCGACTCGGGCGGTGCGCGCATCCAGGAGGGCGTCGTCGCCCTCGGCAAGTACGGCGAGATCTTCCGGCTCAACACCGCGGCATCCGGTGTCATCCCGCAGATCTCGATCATCATGGGCCCCGCGGCCGGAGGCGCCGTGTACTCGCCTGCGCTCACCGACTTCGTGATCATGGTCGACAAGAAGTCGCACATGTTCGTCACCGGCCCCGACGTCATCAAGACCGTCACGGGCGAGGACGTGGGCTTCGAGGAGCTCGGCGGCGCGCTCACGCACAACAAGACGAGCGGCGTCTCGCACTACCTTGCGACCGACGAGGACGACGCGCTCGACTACGCGCGCTCGCTCGTGAGCTACCTGCCCGACAACAACCAGGCGGAGCTGCCGGTGTACGAGTCGGATGCGCAGCTCGAGATCACCGACTCCGACCGCCGTCTCAACACGATCATCCCGGACTCCGCCAACCAGCCCTACGATGTGCTCGACATCATCGAGAACGTCGTCGACCACGGCGACTTCCTCGAGGTGCAGCCGCTGTTCGCACCCAACATCGTCATCGGCTTCGCGCGCATCGAGGGCCGCTCCGTCGGCATCATCGCCAACCAGCCGAACGCCATGGCGGGCACCCTCAACATCGAGGCGGGCGAGAAGGCCGCGCGGTTCGTGCGCTTCTGCGACGCGTTCTCGATCCCGATCATCACCCTCGTCGACGTGCCCGGCTACCTGCCCGGCACCGACCAGGAGTGGACGGGCGTCATCCGTCGCGGCGCGAAGCTGCTCTACGCGTACGCCGAGGCGACCGTGCCGCTCGTGACCGTCATCACCCGCAAGGCCTACGGCGGCGCCTACATCGTCATGGGCTCCAAGCAGCTGGGCGCCGACCTCAACTACGCCTGGCCGACCGCCGAGATCGCGGTCATGGGAGGCCAGGGCGCGGTCAACATCCTGTACCGCAACGAGCTCAAGGCCGCGGAAGCCGCTGGCGAGGACGTGGGTGCCGTGCGCACCCGCCTCGCGAACGAGTACACCTACAACGTGGCTTCCCCGTTCCTCGCCGCCGAGCGCGGAGAGCTGGACGGCATCATCGAGCCTGCCGCGACGCGACTCGTGATCATCAAGGCGCTGCGGGCGCTGCGTACGAAGCGCGCGGCACTCCCGCCCAAGAAGCACGGGAACATCCCCCTGTGA
- a CDS encoding response regulator transcription factor, producing MTTVNDSAPAAPDAPSVRVAVVDDHESVRVGLKAAFVEAGHQFMLAAPNVADLISGLAGTEVDVVVLDLSLGDGSSVTRNVKSVQAIGAPVLVHSIADRVDLVREALAAGAAGVIPKSASMSTVVKAATTVARGEVLNNLEWATAIDADRDFAKAELGRREREILHLYASGLPLKLAAEQLGIGYSTAREYLDRIRAKYVEVGRPAPTKVDLLRRAVEDGVLPGLDQDVDG from the coding sequence ATGACCACGGTGAATGACAGCGCGCCTGCGGCGCCCGACGCTCCCTCGGTGCGCGTCGCCGTCGTCGACGACCACGAGTCGGTGCGGGTGGGTCTGAAGGCCGCGTTCGTGGAGGCCGGCCACCAGTTCATGCTGGCCGCGCCGAATGTGGCGGACCTCATCTCGGGTCTCGCCGGCACCGAGGTGGATGTCGTCGTGCTCGATCTGTCGCTCGGCGACGGCTCGAGCGTCACCCGCAATGTCAAGAGCGTGCAGGCCATCGGGGCCCCCGTGCTCGTGCACTCGATCGCCGACCGCGTGGATCTGGTGCGTGAGGCGCTCGCGGCGGGAGCCGCGGGGGTCATCCCGAAGTCCGCGTCGATGAGCACGGTCGTGAAGGCCGCCACCACGGTTGCGCGCGGCGAGGTGCTCAACAATCTCGAGTGGGCGACGGCGATAGACGCCGACCGCGACTTCGCCAAGGCGGAGCTCGGGCGCCGTGAGCGCGAGATCCTGCACCTGTACGCATCAGGGCTCCCGCTCAAGCTCGCCGCCGAGCAGCTCGGCATCGGCTATTCGACCGCTCGCGAGTATCTCGACCGCATCCGGGCGAAGTACGTCGAGGTGGGGCGCCCCGCCCCGACGAAGGTCGACCTGCTGCGTCGTGCCGTGGAGGACGGTGTGCTGCCCGGCCTCGATCAGGATGTCGATGGCTGA
- a CDS encoding nucleoside triphosphate pyrophosphatase: protein MAVRLYLASTSPARLATLRAVGIEPVPVPSHVDEDAVAAAAGPLEPDEFVTLLARAKAEAVAERLVDGGDLDGLILGGDSAFVVDGVVHGKPHLPEVARERWRAQRGRSGVLHSGHWLIDARGGQVGAAIGGATSAVVHFASDIDDDEIDAYIATGEPLQVAGAFTIDSKGAGFIDRIEGDPHTVVGLSVPYLRTLVRTLGVDWHSLWNR from the coding sequence GTGGCTGTGCGCTTGTACCTGGCCTCCACCTCGCCCGCCCGCCTCGCGACCCTCCGAGCGGTGGGGATCGAGCCCGTGCCCGTGCCGTCGCACGTCGACGAGGATGCCGTCGCGGCAGCCGCGGGCCCCCTTGAGCCCGATGAATTCGTCACCCTGCTGGCCCGCGCCAAAGCGGAGGCTGTCGCCGAACGGCTCGTCGACGGGGGCGACCTCGACGGACTCATCCTCGGAGGCGACTCGGCGTTCGTCGTCGATGGCGTCGTGCACGGCAAGCCGCACCTGCCCGAGGTGGCACGCGAGCGATGGCGTGCGCAGCGCGGGCGCTCCGGCGTGCTGCATTCGGGGCACTGGCTCATCGACGCGCGCGGGGGCCAGGTGGGCGCGGCGATCGGCGGAGCGACCTCCGCGGTCGTGCACTTCGCATCCGACATCGACGACGACGAGATCGACGCCTACATCGCCACCGGCGAGCCGCTCCAGGTCGCGGGTGCCTTCACGATCGACAGCAAGGGCGCCGGATTCATCGACCGCATCGAAGGCGACCCGCACACCGTCGTCGGCCTCTCCGTGCCGTATCTGCGCACCCTCGTGCGCACGCTCGGCGTCGACTGGCACTCGCTCTGGAACCGCTGA
- a CDS encoding class I SAM-dependent RNA methyltransferase produces MGDMQGREVEIEATNIAHGGFGVARLDGRVIFVADAIPGERVRARIFDDRKKSFWRADTIEVLEPSPHRRPHLWAEADVSRDPGIRPGGADFGHIDPAHQRALKAHVVADSLARMGRIEREVEVEAVDGPADGGGWRTRERLHVAEDGTVGPYAARTHRVIKVSDLPLGTPELRQVAPIGEKMQDLAGQSVEIIAPSVGGARLIIGQQARSVIRERVGDREFLVDDGGFWQVHRAAPQTLTSAVQEAIDPALFDPKAANLDLYGGVGLLAAAVADRFGPSTRITLVESDERATEHAQENLAEWVGAQALTARVERWVTGLADVSALERARLEAATVVLDPPRSGAGRAVLEALAAVRPAQLVYVACDPVAFARDAGILAELGYELTGLRAFDLFPSTHHVEAVGAFTRI; encoded by the coding sequence ATGGGTGACATGCAGGGCCGTGAGGTCGAGATCGAGGCTACCAACATCGCACACGGAGGTTTCGGCGTCGCCCGACTCGATGGTCGCGTGATCTTCGTGGCCGATGCGATCCCCGGCGAGCGGGTGCGTGCGCGCATCTTCGACGACCGCAAGAAGAGCTTCTGGCGCGCCGACACGATCGAGGTGCTCGAGCCGAGCCCGCACCGTCGACCGCACCTCTGGGCCGAGGCGGATGTCTCGCGCGATCCCGGCATCCGTCCGGGCGGTGCCGACTTCGGCCACATCGATCCCGCGCACCAGCGCGCGCTCAAGGCGCATGTGGTGGCGGATTCGCTGGCGCGCATGGGTCGCATCGAGCGCGAGGTCGAGGTGGAGGCTGTCGACGGCCCCGCGGACGGCGGCGGGTGGCGCACGCGCGAGCGGCTGCACGTCGCGGAGGACGGCACGGTCGGCCCGTACGCGGCGCGCACGCACCGTGTGATCAAGGTGTCGGACCTGCCGCTCGGCACGCCGGAGCTGCGCCAGGTCGCGCCCATCGGCGAGAAGATGCAGGACCTTGCCGGGCAGAGCGTGGAGATCATCGCGCCGTCGGTGGGTGGCGCGCGCCTCATCATCGGCCAGCAGGCCCGCAGCGTGATCCGCGAGCGTGTGGGCGACCGCGAGTTCCTCGTCGATGACGGCGGCTTCTGGCAGGTGCATCGCGCTGCTCCGCAGACGCTCACGAGCGCCGTGCAGGAGGCGATCGATCCCGCGCTGTTCGACCCCAAGGCGGCGAACCTCGATCTGTACGGCGGCGTCGGACTGCTCGCCGCAGCTGTCGCCGACCGGTTCGGCCCGTCAACGCGCATCACCTTGGTGGAGTCGGATGAGCGCGCCACCGAGCATGCGCAGGAGAATCTCGCCGAATGGGTGGGCGCGCAGGCGCTCACGGCGCGCGTCGAGCGCTGGGTCACCGGCCTTGCGGATGTGTCGGCGCTCGAGCGTGCGCGCCTCGAGGCGGCCACGGTCGTGCTCGACCCGCCTCGGTCGGGTGCCGGCCGCGCGGTGCTCGAGGCGCTCGCCGCAGTGCGCCCCGCGCAGCTCGTCTACGTGGCGTGCGACCCGGTGGCGTTCGCGCGTGATGCGGGAATCCTCGCCGAACTCGGCTACGAGCTCACGGGGCTGCGCGCGTTCGACCTCTTCCCGAGCACCCACCACGTGGAGGCCGTCGGCGCCTTCACCCGCATCTGA
- a CDS encoding sensor histidine kinase produces MADAPPTIRSVPRGRLVRNPLSIVRVDTAIARSAAGFGFAFMLQSLPAMFAQLPNMRDAWSLVIVPSLFVALVLTAVASAMRYRVRAAHITFALVYLVALVTWPFAVIDPAAAPKESYWLYYLLTVATAMATVGMRVRVATAYLILVPTLYAIIRVTPWGGGVTVEQAALDSVYSIILGGAITVLTAILRGAASTVDRAQSTALERYGHAVREHAMEAERVHVDAIVHDGVLTTLLSAARAQTAEDKEIAARMAGDAIGYLRDAVADEPSSDEDISVAVLATRIADAASAMSSTVRTDAREARDAEVPFAVADALYSAAVQALVNSLQHAGDDVRRWVRVGARDGVVMVEVGDNGVGFDLHAVPTGRLGVRVSILERVTSVGGCVDITTSPGGGTVVTLHWSEEAP; encoded by the coding sequence ATGGCTGACGCCCCACCGACCATCCGGTCGGTGCCTCGCGGACGCCTCGTCCGCAATCCGCTCAGCATCGTGCGGGTCGACACGGCGATCGCGCGATCCGCCGCAGGCTTCGGCTTCGCGTTCATGCTGCAGTCGCTGCCGGCCATGTTCGCGCAGCTGCCCAACATGCGCGACGCGTGGTCGCTCGTGATCGTTCCGTCGCTCTTCGTGGCGCTCGTGCTCACGGCGGTCGCGTCGGCGATGCGCTACCGGGTGCGCGCGGCCCACATCACGTTCGCGCTCGTGTACCTCGTGGCGCTCGTGACATGGCCTTTCGCGGTGATCGACCCGGCGGCTGCGCCGAAGGAGAGCTACTGGCTCTACTACCTGCTGACGGTCGCGACGGCGATGGCCACGGTGGGGATGCGCGTGCGCGTCGCGACGGCGTACCTGATCCTCGTGCCGACGCTCTACGCGATCATCCGCGTGACGCCGTGGGGGGGCGGGGTGACGGTCGAGCAGGCGGCGCTCGACTCGGTGTACTCGATCATCCTCGGCGGGGCGATCACCGTGCTGACGGCGATCCTGCGTGGCGCGGCCTCGACGGTCGACCGTGCGCAGTCGACGGCGCTCGAACGCTACGGCCACGCGGTGCGCGAGCATGCGATGGAGGCGGAGCGCGTGCACGTCGACGCGATCGTGCACGACGGCGTGCTCACCACCCTGCTCTCTGCGGCGCGCGCCCAGACAGCGGAGGACAAGGAGATCGCGGCGCGGATGGCGGGTGATGCGATCGGCTACCTGCGTGATGCGGTCGCCGACGAGCCGTCGAGCGACGAGGACATCTCGGTCGCGGTCCTCGCGACGCGCATCGCGGATGCGGCATCGGCGATGTCGTCGACGGTGCGCACGGACGCGCGTGAGGCACGAGATGCCGAGGTGCCGTTCGCGGTCGCCGATGCGCTCTACTCGGCGGCCGTGCAGGCGCTCGTCAACAGCCTGCAGCACGCGGGCGACGACGTGCGGCGCTGGGTGCGCGTGGGCGCGCGCGACGGGGTCGTCATGGTCGAGGTGGGCGACAACGGCGTCGGCTTCGATCTGCACGCGGTGCCGACGGGGCGGCTCGGCGTGCGGGTGTCGATCCTGGAGCGCGTCACGAGCGTCGGCGGCTGTGTCGACATCACCACGTCTCCTGGCGGCGGCACCGTGGTCACGCTCCACTGGTCGGAGGAGGCGCCGTGA
- a CDS encoding acyl-CoA carboxylase subunit epsilon, giving the protein MTETPDAASAIRVTAGNPSPEELAAVTAVMQAALDELAGVHRVEQTAPSSWERGRRPLRTPLERGAWTTWGS; this is encoded by the coding sequence GTGACCGAGACGCCCGACGCCGCCTCCGCGATCCGCGTGACGGCCGGCAACCCGAGCCCCGAGGAACTCGCGGCGGTGACGGCCGTCATGCAGGCGGCGCTCGACGAGCTCGCGGGCGTGCACCGCGTCGAGCAGACCGCGCCCTCATCGTGGGAACGCGGCCGACGACCGCTGCGCACCCCACTTGAGCGCGGCGCGTGGACCACCTGGGGTAGCTGA
- a CDS encoding biotin carboxylase N-terminal domain-containing protein has product MARITKVLVANRGEIAVRVIRAAKDAGIGSVAVYSDQDRGARHVVLADEAYALEGTTSAETYLVIDKILSIARRSGADAIHPGYGFLAENADFARAVIDAGITWIGPSPDAIERLGDKVSARHVAEKVGAPLAPGTLNPVADADEVLAFVDEVGLPVAIKAAFGGGGRGLKVARTREEVPELFESATREAVAAFGRGECFVEKYLDKPRHVETQCLADAAGNVVVISTRDCSLQRRHQKLVEEAPAPFLSDEQRELLYSSSKAILKEVGYVGAGTCEFLIGVDGTVSFLEVNTRLQVEHPVSEEVTGIDLVREQFRIAEGGLIDYADPETRGHSIEFRINGEDPGRNFMPTPGPVQSLRIPGGPGVRVDSGVTTGDEISGAFDSLLAKLIVTGSSRQDALERARRALDEFEVAGLPTVIPFHRAIVRDPAFTAENGEFGVYTRWIETEFQNDLEPWGGVLAEPAAAEKRHSVVVEVEGKRVAVSLPTTLLPGASMAAPQAPRRRGGGRAVATATGDAVKAPMQATIVKLAVEEGQKVVKGDLVVVLEAMKMEQPIAAHKDGSVGAIDASVGTTVSAGHRLLTITD; this is encoded by the coding sequence ATGGCTCGCATCACGAAGGTTCTGGTCGCCAACCGCGGAGAGATCGCCGTACGCGTCATCCGGGCCGCGAAGGACGCCGGAATCGGCTCCGTCGCCGTCTACTCCGACCAGGATCGCGGCGCCCGCCATGTGGTCCTCGCTGACGAGGCGTACGCGCTCGAAGGCACCACGAGCGCCGAGACCTACCTCGTGATCGACAAGATCCTCTCGATCGCCCGCCGCTCCGGCGCCGACGCGATCCACCCCGGCTACGGCTTCCTCGCCGAGAACGCCGACTTCGCTCGCGCCGTCATCGACGCCGGCATCACCTGGATCGGCCCCTCCCCCGATGCGATCGAACGCCTCGGCGACAAGGTCTCCGCGCGCCACGTCGCCGAGAAGGTCGGTGCCCCGCTCGCACCCGGAACCCTCAACCCCGTCGCCGACGCCGACGAGGTGCTCGCGTTCGTGGACGAGGTCGGGCTCCCCGTCGCGATCAAGGCCGCCTTCGGCGGCGGCGGACGCGGCCTCAAGGTCGCCCGCACCCGCGAGGAGGTGCCCGAGCTCTTCGAGTCGGCCACGCGCGAAGCCGTCGCGGCTTTCGGCCGAGGCGAGTGCTTCGTCGAGAAGTACCTCGACAAGCCGCGCCACGTCGAGACCCAGTGCCTCGCGGATGCCGCCGGAAACGTCGTCGTCATCTCGACGCGCGACTGCTCACTGCAGCGCCGCCACCAGAAGCTCGTCGAGGAGGCGCCCGCGCCGTTCCTCAGCGACGAGCAGCGCGAGCTCCTCTACTCGTCGTCGAAGGCGATCCTGAAGGAGGTCGGCTACGTCGGCGCGGGAACATGCGAGTTCCTCATCGGCGTCGACGGCACCGTCTCGTTCCTCGAGGTCAACACGCGCCTCCAGGTGGAGCACCCGGTCTCGGAGGAGGTCACCGGCATCGACCTCGTGCGCGAGCAGTTCCGCATCGCCGAGGGCGGCCTCATCGACTACGCCGACCCCGAGACCCGCGGCCACTCGATCGAGTTCCGCATCAACGGCGAAGACCCGGGCCGCAACTTCATGCCGACCCCCGGCCCCGTGCAGTCGCTGCGCATCCCCGGTGGTCCAGGCGTCCGCGTCGACTCGGGTGTGACGACGGGCGACGAGATCTCGGGCGCCTTCGACTCGCTGCTCGCGAAGCTCATCGTCACGGGATCGTCGCGCCAGGACGCGCTCGAGCGCGCCCGCCGCGCCCTCGACGAGTTCGAGGTCGCTGGGCTCCCCACCGTCATCCCGTTCCACCGCGCGATCGTGCGCGACCCCGCGTTCACCGCTGAGAACGGCGAGTTCGGCGTCTACACCCGCTGGATCGAGACCGAGTTCCAGAACGACCTCGAGCCGTGGGGTGGCGTTCTCGCCGAGCCCGCAGCGGCCGAGAAGCGTCACTCCGTCGTCGTCGAGGTCGAGGGCAAGCGCGTCGCCGTCTCGCTGCCCACCACGCTCCTGCCCGGCGCATCCATGGCGGCACCTCAGGCTCCGCGTCGCCGCGGCGGCGGACGCGCGGTCGCGACCGCGACGGGCGACGCCGTGAAGGCGCCCATGCAGGCCACGATCGTCAAGCTCGCCGTCGAGGAGGGCCAGAAGGTCGTCAAGGGCGACCTCGTGGTCGTGCTCGAGGCGATGAAGATGGAGCAGCCCATCGCCGCCCACAAGGACGGCTCGGTCGGCGCGATCGACGCGTCCGTCGGCACCACGGTCTCCGCCGGTCACCGCCTCCTGACCATCACCGACTGA
- a CDS encoding NAD(P)H-quinone dehydrogenase: MPYEFERTQRIAVLGGGPGGYEAALTGAQLGADVTLVERAGVGGSAVLTDVVPSKSLIATAGAASDVGQAADLGVQFFTRGENGRAVRPEVTVNLGAVNRRLMLLARQQSEDMKSQLVKAGVRIVTGDGRLDGPNRLIMSTGKGKKRVDFDEVTADTLVVAVGSSPRVLPSAKPDGKRILTWTQLYGLDEVPEHLIVVGSGVTGAEFASAYRALGAQVTLVSSRDQVLPGEDADAARVIENVFVRGGMTVLSKSRMQSVERAGDGVVVTLADGRTVEGSHCLLAVGSLPNTAGLGLEEAGVQLTDSGHIRVNRVARTSMPMVYGVGDCSDSLPLASVASMQGRTAVYHAMGDAVTPIEQRNVTSNIFTHPEVATVGWNQKQIEDGLAQGEIFKLPLASNPRAKMENIKDGFVKIFARTGSGTVIGGVVVAPKASDLILPIALAVEHRLTVDQLARAFSVYPSLSGAVTDAARAMHILPGTDA; this comes from the coding sequence ATGCCCTACGAGTTCGAGCGCACCCAGAGAATCGCTGTCCTCGGAGGAGGGCCAGGTGGATACGAGGCCGCTCTCACCGGCGCCCAGCTGGGCGCCGACGTGACGCTCGTGGAGCGCGCCGGCGTCGGCGGCTCCGCGGTGCTCACGGATGTCGTGCCCTCGAAGTCGCTCATCGCGACCGCCGGTGCGGCGTCGGATGTGGGCCAGGCCGCCGACCTGGGCGTGCAGTTCTTCACGCGCGGCGAGAACGGGCGCGCGGTACGTCCCGAGGTGACCGTGAACCTGGGCGCTGTGAACCGCCGGCTCATGCTGCTTGCGCGGCAGCAGTCCGAGGACATGAAATCGCAGCTGGTGAAGGCGGGCGTGCGCATCGTCACGGGCGACGGCCGCCTCGACGGGCCGAACCGCCTCATCATGTCGACCGGCAAGGGCAAGAAGCGCGTCGACTTCGACGAGGTCACCGCCGACACCCTCGTCGTCGCGGTCGGCTCGAGCCCTCGCGTGCTCCCGAGCGCCAAGCCCGACGGCAAGCGCATCCTCACATGGACGCAGCTCTACGGCCTCGACGAGGTGCCCGAGCATCTCATCGTCGTCGGATCGGGTGTCACGGGAGCCGAGTTCGCGTCCGCCTACCGTGCCCTCGGCGCGCAGGTGACGCTCGTCTCGAGCCGCGACCAGGTTCTCCCCGGTGAGGACGCGGATGCGGCGCGCGTCATCGAGAACGTGTTCGTGCGCGGCGGTATGACGGTGCTGTCGAAGTCGCGCATGCAGTCGGTGGAACGCGCGGGCGACGGCGTCGTCGTCACGCTCGCCGACGGCCGCACGGTCGAGGGGTCGCACTGTCTGCTCGCCGTCGGCTCGCTGCCGAACACCGCGGGGCTCGGCCTCGAGGAGGCGGGCGTGCAGCTCACCGATTCGGGTCACATCCGCGTCAACCGCGTGGCGCGCACCTCGATGCCGATGGTCTACGGCGTGGGCGACTGCTCCGATTCGCTGCCGCTCGCCTCGGTCGCTTCGATGCAGGGACGCACGGCGGTCTATCACGCGATGGGCGACGCCGTCACGCCGATCGAGCAGCGGAACGTCACGAGCAACATCTTCACGCATCCGGAGGTCGCGACCGTCGGATGGAACCAGAAGCAGATCGAGGACGGCCTCGCGCAGGGCGAGATCTTCAAGCTGCCGCTCGCCTCGAACCCCCGGGCCAAGATGGAGAACATCAAGGACGGTTTCGTGAAGATCTTCGCGCGCACCGGATCCGGAACCGTCATCGGCGGTGTCGTTGTTGCGCCGAAGGCCTCTGACCTCATTCTGCCGATCGCCCTCGCGGTGGAGCACCGCCTCACGGTCGACCAGCTTGCGCGTGCGTTCTCGGTCTACCCGTCGCTCTCGGGCGCCGTCACCGACGCCGCGCGCGCGATGCACATCCTGCCCGGCACCGACGCCTGA
- a CDS encoding polyprenol monophosphomannose synthase — MLSAGASPSGRVLVVTPTYDEADNIADTVAALIAHAPHADILIVDDASPDGTGDIADRIAASDARVHVLHRSAKDGLGRAYLAGFAWALARGYDTIVEFDADGSHPASELPRMLTLLSEPGVGLVIGSRWVPGGQLVDWPAYRRRLSKAANAYARFMLRLPVRDITAGYRVYRAAVLDEIAHHVVDSRGYCFQIDLTIRTADAGWAIREHPITFVERRAGTSKMTGAVVVEAMARVTAWGIIRAVRGIRPRRNRQPYGKGVVARPQHPAHEVDG; from the coding sequence ATGCTGTCCGCGGGAGCCTCCCCATCCGGGCGCGTCCTCGTGGTGACACCCACCTACGACGAGGCCGACAACATCGCCGACACGGTTGCGGCGCTCATCGCGCATGCCCCGCACGCCGACATCCTCATCGTCGATGACGCGAGCCCGGACGGAACCGGCGACATCGCCGACCGGATCGCCGCATCCGATGCCCGCGTGCACGTGCTGCACCGCAGCGCGAAAGACGGCCTCGGCCGCGCCTACCTCGCCGGCTTCGCGTGGGCTCTGGCGCGCGGCTACGACACCATCGTCGAGTTCGACGCCGACGGCTCCCACCCCGCCTCCGAGCTGCCCCGCATGCTCACGCTCCTCAGCGAGCCGGGGGTGGGACTCGTGATCGGCTCCCGGTGGGTGCCGGGAGGTCAGCTCGTCGACTGGCCCGCATACCGACGCCGGCTCAGCAAAGCCGCGAACGCCTACGCGCGGTTCATGCTGCGTCTTCCCGTGCGCGACATCACCGCCGGCTATCGGGTGTACCGCGCGGCCGTGCTCGACGAGATCGCCCACCATGTCGTCGACTCACGCGGCTACTGCTTCCAGATCGACCTCACGATCCGCACCGCCGACGCCGGGTGGGCGATCCGCGAGCACCCGATCACGTTCGTCGAGCGTCGCGCAGGGACCTCGAAGATGACGGGCGCCGTGGTCGTGGAGGCGATGGCGCGGGTCACCGCGTGGGGCATCATCCGCGCCGTGCGCGGCATCCGACCGCGACGCAACCGCCAACCGTACGGGAAAGGTGTTGTCGCCCGTCCACAACACCCAGCGCATGAGGTCGACGGATAG
- a CDS encoding purine-nucleoside phosphorylase, which translates to MQTQHPLDVEGADPFAIAKTAAEQIAQATGVERHDIALTLGSGWAKAADLIGETVATIPATEIIGFSKPALSGHVGTLRSVRLPNGKHALVIGARTHFYEGHGVRRVVHSVRTAAAAGATTMILTNGAGGIKETWSPGTPVLISDHINLTAASPLEGATFIDLTDLYSQRLRDLARTVQPDLDEGVYCQFRGPHYETPAEVQMAKTIGGHIVGMSTALEAIAAREAGMEILGFSLITNLAAGISPEPLSHAEVLQAGKDAESRISELLARVVGEL; encoded by the coding sequence ATGCAGACCCAGCATCCTCTCGACGTCGAGGGCGCGGACCCTTTCGCCATCGCGAAGACCGCCGCCGAGCAGATCGCACAGGCGACAGGCGTCGAACGGCACGACATCGCACTGACTCTCGGATCCGGATGGGCGAAAGCCGCGGACCTCATCGGCGAGACCGTCGCGACGATCCCCGCCACCGAGATCATCGGGTTCTCGAAGCCCGCGCTCTCGGGCCACGTGGGCACGCTCCGCAGCGTGAGGCTGCCCAACGGCAAGCACGCGCTCGTGATCGGCGCCCGCACCCACTTCTATGAGGGCCACGGCGTGCGACGCGTCGTGCACTCGGTGCGCACCGCCGCTGCCGCCGGCGCGACCACGATGATCCTCACCAACGGCGCGGGCGGCATCAAGGAGACCTGGAGCCCCGGCACCCCCGTGCTGATCAGCGACCACATCAACCTCACCGCGGCATCGCCGCTCGAAGGTGCGACCTTCATCGACCTCACCGACCTGTACTCGCAGCGTCTGCGCGACCTCGCCCGCACGGTGCAGCCCGACCTCGACGAGGGCGTGTACTGCCAGTTCCGCGGTCCGCACTACGAGACACCCGCCGAGGTGCAGATGGCGAAGACCATCGGCGGTCACATCGTGGGCATGTCGACCGCGCTCGAGGCGATCGCCGCGCGCGAAGCGGGCATGGAGATCCTCGGGTTCTCGCTCATCACGAATCTCGCGGCGGGCATCTCGCCGGAGCCGCTCAGCCACGCCGAGGTGCTGCAGGCCGGCAAGGACGCCGAATCGCGCATCAGCGAGCTCCTCGCCCGTGTGGTGGGAGAGCTCTGA